One Kitasatospora sp. NBC_01266 genomic window carries:
- a CDS encoding (Fe-S)-binding protein yields the protein MRVALFITCFNDTLFPETGRAVVRLLERLGHRVDFPLGQTCCGQPQFNTGYRPEALPLVRRFAEAFAGYDAVVTPSGSCAGMVREHHPLLASDDPGLRRAVGEVAPKVYELSEFLVDVLGVTDVGACYPHRVTYHPTCHSLRMLRVGDRPLRLLRAVKGIELVELPAAEECCGFGGTFAVKNPDVSAAMLADKMRRVLDTRAEVLTAGDNSCLLHIGGGLGRLRTGVRTVHLAEILASTEGGAR from the coding sequence ATGCGGGTAGCCCTGTTCATCACCTGCTTCAACGACACGCTCTTCCCCGAGACCGGCCGGGCGGTGGTGCGGCTGCTGGAACGGCTCGGCCACCGGGTCGACTTCCCGCTCGGGCAGACCTGCTGCGGACAGCCGCAGTTCAACACCGGCTACCGCCCCGAGGCGCTGCCGCTGGTCCGCCGGTTCGCCGAAGCCTTCGCCGGCTACGACGCCGTGGTCACCCCCTCGGGCTCCTGCGCCGGCATGGTGCGCGAGCACCACCCGCTGCTCGCCAGCGACGATCCCGGTCTGCGCCGGGCGGTCGGGGAGGTCGCGCCGAAGGTGTACGAGCTGTCGGAGTTCCTGGTGGACGTGCTCGGGGTGACCGACGTCGGCGCCTGCTACCCGCACCGGGTCACCTACCACCCCACCTGCCACTCGCTGCGGATGCTGCGGGTGGGCGACCGGCCGCTGCGGCTGCTGCGCGCGGTCAAGGGGATCGAGCTGGTGGAGCTGCCGGCCGCCGAGGAGTGCTGCGGCTTCGGCGGCACCTTCGCGGTGAAGAACCCGGACGTCTCGGCCGCGATGCTGGCCGACAAGATGCGCCGGGTGCTGGACACCCGGGCCGAGGTGCTCACCGCCGGCGACAACTCCTGCCTGCTGCACATCGGCGGCGGCCTGGGCCGGCTGCGCACCGGCGTGCGCACCGTGCACCTGGCCGAGATCCTGGCCTCGACCGAAGGCGGCGCCCGATGA
- a CDS encoding LutB/LldF family L-lactate oxidation iron-sulfur protein, giving the protein MSTQQSGSTGDGLVWLGTPAFPQAAKTALADTQLRRNLRKATGTIREKRLRLAAELDDWEALRESAAALKLRTLRHLDFYLQQLEASVTAAGGTVHWAADAAEANRIVADLVKATGEREVVKVKSMATQEIGLNEALAAEGITAHETDLAELIVQLADDRPSHILVPAIHRNRSEIREIFRTRMADAPAELTDEPSALAEAARLHLRQKFLRAKVAVSGANFAVAETGTVLVVESEGNGRMCLTLPDTLITVMGIEKVLPRFADLEVFLQLLPRSSTGERMNPYTSAWTGVHRGDGPSSFHLVLLDNGRTATLADQVGRQALGCIRCSACLNVCPVYERVGGHAYGSVYPGPIGAILTPQLAGPGHADSLPFASTLCGACYDACPVKINIPEVLVHLRARAVDAERGRTVPTAESLLIRAAGQVLASPGRLAMAQKAGALGGRLLARGGRIGPLPGPFHAWSDTRDLPVPPAESFRAWWQRTHPEETGR; this is encoded by the coding sequence ATGAGCACCCAGCAGAGCGGCAGCACGGGCGACGGACTGGTCTGGCTCGGCACCCCGGCCTTCCCGCAGGCCGCGAAGACGGCGCTGGCCGACACCCAGCTGCGCCGCAACCTGCGCAAGGCGACCGGGACGATCCGCGAGAAGCGGCTGCGGCTGGCCGCCGAACTCGACGACTGGGAGGCGCTGCGGGAGAGCGCGGCCGCGCTGAAGCTCCGCACGCTGCGCCATCTCGACTTCTACCTCCAGCAGTTGGAGGCCTCGGTCACCGCCGCCGGCGGCACCGTGCACTGGGCCGCCGACGCGGCCGAGGCCAACCGGATCGTCGCCGACCTGGTGAAGGCCACCGGGGAGCGCGAGGTGGTCAAGGTCAAGTCGATGGCCACCCAGGAGATCGGGCTCAACGAGGCGCTGGCCGCCGAGGGCATCACCGCCCACGAGACCGATCTCGCCGAGCTGATCGTGCAGTTGGCCGACGACCGCCCCTCGCACATCCTGGTGCCCGCGATCCACCGCAACCGGTCCGAGATCCGCGAGATCTTCCGCACCAGAATGGCCGACGCACCCGCCGAACTGACCGACGAGCCGAGCGCGTTGGCCGAGGCGGCCCGGCTGCACCTGCGGCAGAAGTTCCTGCGCGCCAAGGTCGCCGTCTCCGGCGCCAACTTCGCGGTGGCCGAGACCGGCACGGTGCTGGTGGTGGAGTCCGAGGGCAACGGGCGGATGTGCCTGACCCTGCCGGACACCCTGATCACGGTGATGGGCATCGAGAAGGTACTGCCCCGCTTCGCCGACCTGGAGGTCTTCCTCCAACTGCTGCCGCGCTCCTCGACCGGCGAGCGGATGAACCCCTACACCTCGGCCTGGACGGGCGTTCACCGAGGTGACGGTCCGTCAAGCTTCCATCTGGTGCTGCTGGACAACGGCCGCACCGCCACGCTGGCCGACCAGGTCGGCCGCCAGGCGCTCGGCTGCATCCGCTGCTCGGCCTGCCTGAACGTCTGCCCCGTCTACGAGCGGGTCGGCGGCCACGCGTACGGCTCGGTCTACCCCGGACCGATCGGCGCCATCCTGACCCCGCAGCTGGCCGGCCCCGGACACGCCGACTCGCTGCCCTTCGCCTCCACCCTCTGCGGGGCCTGCTACGACGCCTGCCCCGTGAAGATCAACATCCCCGAGGTGCTGGTGCACCTGCGGGCCAGGGCGGTGGACGCCGAGCGCGGCCGGACCGTGCCCACCGCGGAGTCGCTGCTGATCCGGGCGGCGGGCCAGGTGCTGGCCTCGCCGGGCCGCCTGGCGATGGCCCAGAAGGCCGGCGCGCTGGGCGGCCGGCTGCTCGCCCGCGGCGGCAGGATCGGCCCGCTGCCCGGACCGTTCCACGCCTGGTCCGACACCCGCGACCTGCCGGTGCCGCCGGCCGAGTCCTTCCGCGCCTGGTGGCAGCGGACCCACCCCGAGGAGACCGGCCGATGA